In a single window of the Agrobacterium vitis genome:
- the tssI gene encoding type VI secretion system tip protein TssI/VgrG, which yields MFDDILTADFIQASRVLKVSSPLGEDQLLPERMKVDEGVNRLFEITLHVRAKREAVKPEELIGKLVDISLEIRQGELGEDGLRRPFNGLVTDLEEGPPVTRGLRSYTLTIRPQMWLLSRRSDCRIWLDMTSIQVMETLFSEHGLPQPDIGFLQNKPPAQGYSVQWQESDLDYLLRRLEEDGIFYWFQHDKGIHRLKVTDHQIAWSKASASAEDDDTVRIAQGSSDRNHITEWMRRFSYVPGQRVDADWNFETPNFIPRSQTPSLVELPGNAKRELYNYPARAADYTEMERVGKLRAQATQADHERIKGQSTVRVLEPGRRFNPYEEPHPEHKYEEHVITRITHWVVDRSYETTENQPEYINEFEAIPSRIPLTPHRTTKRPRIEGAQVAIVAGPSGEEIHPDQYGRIKAWFPWDRRAKKDGSDTCWIRVSQSWAGGLWGSQVIPRIGMEVMIAYIDGDPDRPLVTGVVPNTNNQVPYDLPANKTKSVFRTNTHKGKSTQKFNELTFEDEAGLEEIFVHAQKDMTVKVLNHATERVDVNKITSVGGAHLTEVQSSQMTHVGQNVTLNVGTGVGGGVVRGALAASTFGIRDAGYFLAKTMSSMSGFGNYTINASGAMSINALGAATLTVGAANIVSVGGIHTLNVGGAIYESAAGASSEVVGSTKIIDAHEEILFRCGKSEVRLQPDGTITLKGTNLIIEKEDKIKMTASRIDIN from the coding sequence ATGTTCGACGATATATTGACTGCCGATTTCATTCAGGCCAGCCGCGTTTTAAAGGTCTCCTCTCCGCTGGGTGAGGATCAATTGCTGCCGGAGCGGATGAAGGTGGATGAGGGCGTCAATCGTCTGTTCGAAATCACCCTGCATGTCCGCGCCAAGCGTGAAGCGGTCAAACCGGAAGAGCTTATTGGCAAGCTGGTCGATATTTCCCTTGAAATCCGCCAGGGCGAACTGGGCGAGGATGGCCTGCGCCGCCCGTTCAATGGCTTGGTGACCGATCTTGAGGAAGGCCCGCCGGTCACACGTGGGTTACGCTCCTACACGCTCACCATCCGTCCGCAGATGTGGCTGCTGTCGCGCCGCTCCGATTGCCGGATCTGGCTGGATATGACATCGATCCAGGTGATGGAAACGCTGTTTTCCGAACATGGCCTGCCGCAGCCGGATATCGGCTTTCTACAGAACAAGCCACCGGCACAAGGCTATTCTGTCCAATGGCAGGAGAGTGACCTCGACTACCTGCTTCGCCGGTTGGAAGAAGATGGAATATTCTATTGGTTTCAACATGATAAGGGCATCCATCGCCTGAAAGTGACAGACCACCAGATTGCCTGGTCAAAGGCCTCGGCCAGCGCGGAAGACGATGACACCGTACGCATCGCCCAAGGCTCTTCCGACCGCAACCACATCACCGAATGGATGCGGCGCTTCAGCTATGTTCCCGGCCAACGGGTCGATGCCGACTGGAATTTTGAAACGCCGAACTTCATTCCACGCTCACAGACTCCTTCTCTCGTGGAGTTGCCGGGCAATGCCAAGCGCGAGCTTTACAACTACCCCGCCCGCGCCGCAGATTACACCGAAATGGAGCGCGTCGGCAAATTGCGCGCTCAGGCGACACAGGCGGATCACGAGCGGATCAAAGGCCAGTCGACCGTGCGTGTGCTGGAACCGGGACGACGCTTCAACCCCTATGAAGAACCGCACCCGGAACACAAATACGAAGAGCATGTGATAACCCGCATCACCCATTGGGTGGTGGATCGCTCCTATGAGACCACGGAAAATCAGCCGGAATATATCAACGAATTCGAGGCCATCCCGTCCCGTATCCCCTTAACCCCGCATCGTACCACCAAACGCCCGCGCATCGAAGGCGCGCAGGTGGCCATTGTCGCAGGCCCCTCGGGGGAGGAAATTCATCCTGACCAATACGGCCGGATCAAAGCCTGGTTCCCCTGGGACAGACGCGCCAAAAAGGACGGCTCCGACACCTGCTGGATCCGCGTTTCCCAAAGCTGGGCCGGCGGCCTCTGGGGCTCCCAGGTCATCCCCCGCATCGGCATGGAAGTCATGATCGCCTATATCGACGGCGACCCGGATAGACCGCTGGTGACAGGCGTCGTGCCGAATACGAACAATCAAGTACCGTATGATTTGCCGGCGAATAAGACCAAGAGCGTGTTTCGGACCAATACGCATAAGGGGAAATCAACGCAGAAGTTTAATGAGCTGACGTTTGAAGATGAGGCTGGGCTGGAGGAGATATTTGTGCACGCCCAAAAGGATATGACGGTCAAAGTGCTGAACCATGCGACGGAACGTGTTGATGTCAACAAGATTACATCCGTGGGTGGCGCCCATCTTACAGAAGTTCAGTCTAGCCAGATGACCCATGTCGGCCAGAACGTGACGCTTAACGTCGGAACAGGAGTTGGCGGCGGTGTGGTACGTGGCGCGCTTGCCGCCAGTACATTCGGCATTCGTGATGCCGGCTATTTCCTTGCAAAGACAATGTCTTCCATGAGTGGCTTTGGGAATTACACGATTAACGCTTCAGGTGCGATGTCCATAAATGCGCTGGGTGCGGCAACTCTTACGGTCGGAGCCGCAAATATTGTCTCGGTTGGTGGTATACACACTTTGAATGTAGGTGGTGCGATTTATGAAAGTGCCGCTGGCGCTTCAAGCGAAGTGGTCGGGTCAACCAAGATCATCGATGCCCATGAGGAGATACTGTTTCGCTGCGGAAAGTCGGAAGTCCGTCTGCAGCCAGACGGCACTATCACACTGAAGGGTACCAATCTCATTATCGAAAAGGAAGACAAGATCAAAATGACGGCCTCCAGAATCGACATAAACTGA
- a CDS encoding YkgJ family cysteine cluster protein — protein MSPAPAALPVRTCGTCTLCCRLPDIDALAKPANTWCLHCTAEKGCAIYPDRPQLCRDFLCLWMTSDSLGPEWEPAKAKMMVYTQGPQITVLVDPAFPQVWRHEPYASALRRWAADAEAVGGYVIVFIGEDVVKINAGETLAGYSAVRFINAQRTL, from the coding sequence ATGTCCCCAGCCCCGGCAGCCCTGCCCGTTCGCACTTGCGGCACCTGCACGCTCTGTTGCCGTCTGCCGGATATCGACGCCTTAGCAAAACCGGCCAATACCTGGTGCCTCCACTGCACAGCCGAGAAAGGCTGCGCGATCTACCCCGACAGACCGCAGCTCTGCCGAGACTTTCTCTGTCTTTGGATGACAAGCGACAGTCTTGGCCCGGAATGGGAACCGGCCAAGGCAAAGATGATGGTCTACACTCAGGGTCCGCAAATCACGGTCTTGGTCGACCCGGCCTTTCCGCAGGTGTGGCGTCACGAACCCTATGCCAGCGCGTTGCGCCGCTGGGCAGCCGACGCGGAGGCGGTCGGCGGCTATGTCATCGTTTTTATCGGGGAAGACGTCGTCAAGATCAATGCTGGCGAGACGCTGGCCGGTTACAGCGCCGTGCGTTTTATAAACGCACAAAGGACGCTGTAA
- a CDS encoding saccharopine dehydrogenase C-terminal domain-containing protein has translation MKNIFIIGAGKIGGAIAHLLAETGDYRVTVADRSPEQLAKLAAHPGIATALVDITDSKALDAHLHGQFAVLSAAPFHMTSAIAESAARSNCHYLDLTEDVATTKKVEALAEGARTAFIPQCGLAPGFISIVAHDLVQRFETLDSVRMRVGALPQYPSNALNYNLTWSTDGLINEYIEPCEAIVEGQMISVPAMEEREEFSLDGVTYEAFNTSGGLGTLAKTLEGRVRTMNYRTIRYPGHQAIIKALLNDFNLKNRRDVLKDLFENALPATMQDVVVIFVTVCGWREGRYMQETYANKVYAGTVADRKMSAIQITTAAGICAVLDLLAEGALPQSGFVRQEEISLDAFLANRFGQLYQSAAGPISQKRPEYAAA, from the coding sequence ATGAAAAACATTTTCATCATTGGCGCGGGCAAGATCGGCGGGGCAATTGCCCATCTTCTGGCAGAGACCGGCGATTACCGGGTGACAGTCGCCGACCGCAGCCCAGAGCAATTGGCAAAGCTTGCCGCTCACCCCGGTATCGCCACAGCTTTGGTCGACATTACCGACAGCAAAGCCTTGGATGCCCATCTTCACGGTCAGTTTGCGGTTCTCTCTGCCGCCCCTTTTCACATGACCAGCGCGATTGCCGAAAGCGCGGCACGCAGCAACTGCCATTACCTCGACCTGACCGAAGACGTGGCGACCACGAAAAAGGTCGAGGCACTGGCTGAGGGTGCGCGCACCGCCTTCATCCCCCAATGCGGCCTTGCCCCCGGCTTCATTTCCATCGTAGCCCATGATCTGGTACAGCGCTTCGAGACGTTGGACAGCGTGCGGATGCGGGTCGGTGCGCTCCCGCAATACCCGTCCAATGCGCTGAATTATAACCTCACCTGGAGCACGGACGGCTTGATCAACGAATATATCGAACCCTGCGAAGCCATTGTCGAGGGCCAGATGATCAGCGTACCGGCCATGGAAGAGCGTGAGGAATTTTCGCTTGATGGCGTGACCTATGAAGCCTTCAACACGTCAGGCGGCCTCGGCACGCTGGCGAAAACCCTGGAAGGCCGGGTACGGACGATGAATTACCGCACCATCCGCTACCCCGGCCATCAGGCGATCATCAAGGCGCTGCTCAACGATTTCAACCTGAAGAATCGCCGCGACGTGCTGAAGGACCTGTTTGAAAACGCCCTGCCCGCCACCATGCAGGATGTGGTTGTGATTTTCGTGACCGTCTGCGGCTGGCGCGAAGGGCGCTATATGCAGGAGACCTATGCCAACAAGGTCTATGCCGGGACTGTAGCGGACAGGAAAATGAGCGCCATCCAGATCACCACCGCCGCTGGCATCTGCGCCGTGCTGGACCTCCTGGCTGAGGGTGCATTGCCGCAATCCGGCTTCGTGCGTCAGGAGGAAATCAGCCTCGACGCCTTTCTCGCCAATCGCTTCGGCCAGCTCTATCAATCGGCAGCCGGACCGATCTCCCAAAAGCGCCCCGAATACGCAGCGGCATAA
- a CDS encoding Lrp/AsnC family transcriptional regulator, with protein MQVSDKDRELLALLGENARMPVATLARRLGLSRTTVQARLERLEREGVIAGYGLRLSDAYQSGLIRAHVMITMAPKALTRVTAELAAIPQVTALHSVNGPYDLIAMLAAPSIQELDRLIDLIGELSGVERTLSSIILSTRIAR; from the coding sequence ATGCAGGTCTCCGACAAGGACCGCGAATTGCTGGCGCTGCTGGGTGAAAATGCCCGCATGCCGGTGGCAACGCTGGCGCGACGGCTTGGCCTGTCGCGCACCACGGTGCAGGCGCGGTTGGAACGGCTGGAGCGGGAAGGGGTAATTGCCGGTTACGGCCTGCGGCTATCGGACGCCTATCAAAGCGGGCTGATCCGCGCCCATGTGATGATCACCATGGCACCCAAAGCATTGACCCGCGTCACGGCAGAGCTTGCCGCCATCCCGCAGGTCACGGCGCTGCATTCCGTCAACGGTCCCTACGACCTGATCGCTATGCTGGCGGCGCCATCAATCCAGGAGCTGGATCGACTGATTGACCTTATTGGGGAACTGTCGGGGGTGGAGCGGACGCTGTCGTCGATTATTCTATCGACGCGGATCGCACGGTGA
- a CDS encoding BrnA antitoxin family protein, whose translation MPTQFSSKRPLTDEEEAEIQKRIASDPDNPELSEAQRSKGRPFRAAFPELAASIDREKAKRGRPTIESPRQQISVRLDPEIIQHYKSTGKGWQSRMNEDLRKAAGL comes from the coding sequence ATGCCCACCCAATTTTCCTCGAAACGGCCTCTGACGGATGAGGAAGAAGCTGAAATTCAAAAGCGAATTGCCTCTGACCCTGACAATCCGGAACTGTCAGAAGCGCAGAGGTCAAAAGGACGCCCATTCCGTGCAGCCTTTCCTGAATTGGCCGCAAGTATTGACCGCGAAAAAGCCAAGCGGGGCCGCCCGACTATTGAAAGTCCACGGCAGCAGATTTCCGTACGCCTTGATCCCGAAATCATCCAGCACTACAAATCCACCGGCAAGGGATGGCAAAGCCGGATGAATGAGGATCTGCGCAAAGCCGCCGGTCTCTGA
- a CDS encoding BrnT family toxin: MKIAYDEVKRASNIEKHGLDFADLTLDFFEGSTVYPAKQGRSLAIGEFKGQIIAAVVFRTLGSEAISIISMRVASRKERKL; the protein is encoded by the coding sequence ATGAAAATTGCCTATGACGAGGTCAAGCGGGCGAGCAATATCGAAAAGCACGGTCTTGATTTTGCCGATCTGACGCTCGATTTTTTCGAAGGGTCCACAGTCTATCCCGCCAAGCAAGGCAGATCATTGGCAATCGGAGAATTTAAAGGCCAAATCATCGCCGCAGTCGTCTTCCGCACACTTGGATCTGAAGCAATTTCGATCATTTCCATGCGCGTTGCCAGCCGGAAGGAAAGGAAACTCTGA
- the leuA gene encoding 2-isopropylmalate synthase, whose translation MLKTNSVKKGMPDAANKYRPYPQIDISDRTWPGKTITQAPIWCSVDLRDGNQSLVNPMGHDRKARMFQLLLDMGFKEIEIGFPSASQTDFDFARWCVEQGNVADDVSLQVLVQCRPELITRTFEALEGAHKPIIHFYNSTSELQRRVVFAKDVPGIKQIAVDAAKMIIDMATKAGGGYRFEYSPESFTGTELDVALEICNAVIAEIKPTADNKLILNLPSTVEMATPNIYADQIEWMCRNIDNRENVIISLHPHNDRGTGIAATELALMAGADRVEGTLFGNGERTGNVDVVTLALNMYTQGIDPELDCSQIERIKDVYEYANEMTIPERHPYVGELVYTAFSGSHQDAINKGMKAVKKANTPVWEVPYLPIDPQDVGRSYEAIIRINSQSGKGGIAYILQQDYGINLPRNLQVEFREEIQRITDEEGVELPSKRIYDSFISRYIDQPDARLKFVDHHTYPDTATKGVRIVAAEITDGGEVKRIEGKGNGPIDGFVNALSTYLGIEISVRDYSEHSLQHGSNAAAIAYVEMDHPGGRLFGAGINQNIVTASLEAIVSAANRVLDARAK comes from the coding sequence GCGGCAAACAAATACCGGCCCTACCCGCAGATCGACATTTCCGACCGTACATGGCCGGGCAAAACCATCACCCAGGCGCCGATCTGGTGTTCGGTTGACCTGCGCGACGGCAACCAGTCGCTGGTCAACCCAATGGGCCACGACCGCAAGGCAAGAATGTTCCAACTGCTGCTGGACATGGGCTTCAAGGAAATCGAGATCGGCTTTCCCTCGGCCTCGCAGACCGATTTCGACTTTGCCCGCTGGTGCGTCGAGCAGGGTAATGTGGCCGATGACGTCTCCCTGCAAGTGCTGGTGCAATGCCGCCCGGAGCTGATCACCCGCACCTTCGAGGCATTGGAAGGCGCGCATAAGCCGATCATCCACTTCTACAACTCGACCTCGGAATTGCAACGCCGCGTGGTGTTTGCCAAGGACGTTCCCGGCATTAAACAGATCGCCGTCGATGCGGCGAAAATGATTATCGACATGGCCACCAAGGCTGGCGGCGGCTACCGGTTCGAATATTCGCCGGAAAGCTTTACCGGCACCGAGTTGGACGTGGCGCTGGAGATCTGCAACGCTGTGATTGCCGAGATCAAGCCGACCGCCGACAACAAGCTGATCCTCAACCTGCCCTCGACTGTGGAAATGGCGACGCCGAACATTTATGCCGACCAGATCGAGTGGATGTGCCGCAATATCGACAACCGCGAAAACGTCATCATCTCGCTGCATCCGCATAACGACCGCGGCACCGGCATCGCCGCCACCGAACTGGCGCTGATGGCAGGTGCCGACCGGGTAGAAGGCACGCTGTTTGGCAATGGCGAGCGCACCGGCAATGTCGATGTGGTGACGCTGGCGCTGAACATGTACACCCAGGGTATCGATCCGGAGCTGGACTGCTCGCAGATCGAGCGCATCAAGGATGTCTATGAATATGCCAATGAAATGACCATTCCGGAGCGCCATCCCTATGTTGGCGAACTGGTCTATACGGCCTTTTCCGGCTCGCATCAGGATGCGATCAACAAGGGGATGAAGGCAGTGAAAAAGGCCAATACCCCGGTCTGGGAAGTGCCCTATCTGCCGATCGACCCGCAGGATGTCGGTCGATCCTATGAAGCGATCATCCGCATCAACTCGCAATCGGGCAAGGGCGGCATCGCTTATATCCTGCAACAGGATTACGGCATCAACCTGCCGCGCAACCTGCAGGTGGAGTTCCGCGAGGAAATCCAGCGCATTACCGATGAAGAAGGCGTGGAACTGCCCTCCAAGCGGATCTATGACAGCTTCATCAGCCGCTATATCGACCAGCCCGACGCCCGGCTGAAATTCGTCGATCACCACACCTACCCTGACACGGCCACCAAGGGCGTGCGGATCGTCGCCGCCGAAATCACCGATGGCGGCGAAGTGAAGCGGATCGAAGGCAAGGGTAACGGCCCGATTGACGGTTTCGTCAACGCGCTCTCCACCTATCTGGGCATCGAAATTTCGGTGCGCGATTATTCCGAGCACTCCCTGCAACACGGCTCCAACGCCGCAGCCATCGCCTATGTGGAAATGGACCACCCCGGCGGACGGCTGTTCGGTGCTGGTATCAACCAGAACATCGTCACCGCCTCGCTGGAAGCCATCGTCTCGGCAGCCAACCGGGTGCTGGACGCAAGGGCGAAGTAA